In Methanocella sp., the DNA window GTAAGGACGGTGACGACGACAGCCTCGACGGAGCCCTTGAGCATCTTCACGGCCTTCTCGATGTCGCCCTTATGCGAGTCCGTGGACAGGTCCGGCAGCTCCTTCAGCGTGATCTCTTCTTTGCCGTCGCCGTACCAGTGCTTATTCATTCTTTTCATGCGCTCGTAGCCGATGGTCCGGACTACCTTCTCGCGGTCAGTGTCCTCGCGGGCTCCCTGGATCTGGGTGGCCCGGCTCTGCGCCACCTCGGTCAGGGCCCTTAAAACGGCGATTCGGGCATCCATGTGCGTGCCCACGCCCATGACCAGTAAAGAGGGGTCCATGAGCTCCTTATCGTCCGTGGCCGCAAGCACGGTCGGTATGCCCGAGTCGGTGGGCAGGTACCAGAGCTTCACGTCGATGCCCGCCTTCCCGAACTTCGCGTAAAGCTCGTAAGCCAGCCCGTCCTTTTTCGTGATCGTGATCGCCTTCCCCGGGTCCCTTGTCGCCTCGGCGATGGACAGGGCGTCCCTCTCGACGACCTCCATCAGGCCATGGAAGATAGCCTCTTCGATGGTGTTCCCGGAGGCAAGGCCGTTGGTGTTGCTCCTGAAAAGCTTGAATGGCGCAAGATATGGGTGGAACACGGCGTTGCACGGCAGCAGCACTTCCTTCTTGTTCATCAGGTCGTACCCGTCGATCCAGTCGAGCCGGACGTTGGGCAGTAGCTGGCCGGGCAGTATGAGCTTTACCGGATCTATCGCGGCCCTGCCGTTGGAAATGTCGCTCAATGTGCCCAGCACGACGCGCTTCTTATCGGCCTTCTGGAACTCCGAGGAGTACCGCTCCACGGCCTCCATCATGACCGAGACCTTCGCCTCCACGGGTGTCGCGCCTTTACCGGCGTATACCGATATGGCGCCTTTTGCCGAGGCCGGGCGTATGGCGGAATAGACCGGAATGCCG includes these proteins:
- a CDS encoding YcaO-related McrA-glycine thioamidation protein — encoded protein: MKLTLKKTPKGYTKDTHRVVPPEETLARVEKVLPGIGVTRVAEISGLDRIGIPVYSAIRPASAKGAISVYAGKGATPVEAKVSVMMEAVERYSSEFQKADKKRVVLGTLSDISNGRAAIDPVKLILPGQLLPNVRLDWIDGYDLMNKKEVLLPCNAVFHPYLAPFKLFRSNTNGLASGNTIEEAIFHGLMEVVERDALSIAEATRDPGKAITITKKDGLAYELYAKFGKAGIDVKLWYLPTDSGIPTVLAATDDKELMDPSLLVMGVGTHMDARIAVLRALTEVAQSRATQIQGAREDTDREKVVRTIGYERMKRMNKHWYGDGKEEITLKELPDLSTDSHKGDIEKAVKMLKGSVEAVVVTVLTREDINIPVVRVTVPGLEMYAIDHERIGPRCKRPVMRQ